The following coding sequences lie in one Populus nigra chromosome 15, ddPopNigr1.1, whole genome shotgun sequence genomic window:
- the LOC133674752 gene encoding putative GDP-L-fucose synthase 2: MGGPSHDSSDFLTDKSAKIFVAGHRGLVGSAIVRKLQSHGLTNLILRSHSELDLTRQSDVDSFFAAEKPQYVILAAAKVGGIHANNTYPADFIAINLQIQTNVIDSSFRHGVKKLLFLGSSCIYPKLAPQPIPENALLTGPLEPTNEWYAIAKISGIKMCQAYRIQYNWDAISGMPTNLYGPNDNFHPENSHVLPALMRRFHEAKVNKAKEVVVWGTGSPLREFLHVDDLADAVVFLMDKYSGLEHLNVGSGKEVTIKELAELVKEAVGFEGELVWDTSKPDGTPRKLMDSSKLLGLGWMPKISLKDGLVDTYKWYVENVVKQ, encoded by the exons ATGGGCGGCCCCAGCCACG ATTCCTCCGATTTCCTCACCGACAAATCTGCAAAAATCTTCGTGGCGGGACACCGTGGTCTAGTCGGCTCCGCAATTGTCCGCAAGCTCCAATCCCACGGCTTGACCAATCTCATTCTCCGTTCCCACTCCGAGCTCGACCTCACGCGCCAATCCGATGTGGACTCCTTCTTCGCCGCTGAAAAGCCCCAATATGTTATCCTAGCCGCCGCTAAAGTTGGCGGAATACACGCTAACAATACATACCCTGCCGATTTCATTGCCATAAATCTCCAGATCCAAACTAATGTAATCGACTCCTCTTTTCGACATGGAGTTAAGAAACTGTTGTTTTTGGGATCCTCTTGTATTTACCCTAAGCTAGCACCGCAGCCGATTCCTGAAAATGCACTGCTTACTGGGCCTTTAGAGCCAACGAATGAGTGGTACGCGATTGCGAAGATATCTGGGATTAAAATGTGTCAGGCTTACAGGATTCAGTATAATTGGGATGCTATTTCTGGAATGCCCACGAATTTATATGGGCCGAATGATAATTTTCATCCAGAAAATTCTCATGTTTTGCCGGCATTGATGAGGAGGTTTCATGAGGCGAAGGTGAATAAGGCCAAAGAAGTGGTTGTTTGGGGAACTGGAAGTCCGTTGAGGGAGTTTTTGCACGTTGATGATTTGGCGGATGCGGTGGTGTTTTTGATGGACAAGTATAGTGGATTGGAGCATTTAAATGTGGGGAGTGGGAAGGAGGTTACTATAAAGGAGTTGGCGGAGTTGGTGAAGGAGGCTGTTGGCTTTGAAGGGGAGCTTGTTTGGGATACATCAAAGCCCGATGGGACTCCAAGGAAGTTAATGGATAGTTCTAAGTTGTTGGGGTTGGGTTGGATGCCAAAGATTTCGCTGAAGGATGGGCTAGTTGATACTTATAAGTGGTATGTGGAGAATGTGGTAAAGCAATGA
- the LOC133674043 gene encoding uncharacterized protein LOC133674043, whose amino-acid sequence MPYKKHTTLFTSCPHFTWPHYVLGKALTIAASKWMCSQAKAPMSSASLHHRFHPLHLLKIGQGNPSRAYLRGNKKLAEKTGGVLSIKPSLIGFALHVMIGFSCRCCWNMVRDVGAVTWGIEACVAFVMRIFVKQIGVLGLSGGRSGYTRNHISFIQSLQKAHFFFFLFFCFLGFW is encoded by the exons ATGCCGTATAAAAAACACACCACTCTCTTCACTTCTTGCCCGCATTTTACTTGGCCTCATTATGTTTTAGGCAAGGCTCTCACTATTGCAGCCAGTAAGTGGATGTGCTCACAAGCCAAAGCCCCCATGTCCTCAGCTTCTTTGCATCATCGTTTCCATCCCCTCCATCTTCTTAAGATAGGACAAGGGAACCCATCAAGGGCTTATCTCagaggaaataagaaattagCAGAGAAAAC TGGTGGAGTTTTAAGTATCAAACCTTCGCTCATTGGTTTTGCGCTTCATGTAATGATAGGGTTCTCCTGCCGCTGCTGCTGGAACATGGTGAGAGATGTGGGTGCTGTTACTTGGGGCATTGAGGCATGTGTGGCCTTTGTCATGAGAATATTTGTCAAGCAAATCGGAGTTTTAGGCTTGAGTGGCGGCAGGTCTGGATACACAAGAAACCACATTTCTTTTATCCAATCATTGCAAAAAgctcacttcttcttcttcctcttcttctgctTCCTTGGCTTCTGGTAA
- the LOC133674213 gene encoding EG45-like domain containing protein isoform X2 has translation MGFNIGSALIMVGIVSRLVSVADAAEGIAVFYKPPYTPSKCYGNRNNGVMVAGVSDALWNGGAACGRKYSVSCVRGANQAPRPCRKGSVVVTVVDFCSKGCNGVINLSQDAFSRIADPDAGKVVVRYDQ, from the exons ATGGGGTTTAACATTGGATCAGCTCTTATAATGGTAGGCATTGTATCACGCCTTGTATCTGTTGCAGATGCTGCTGAAGGAATTGCCGTTTTCTACAAACCTCCTTATACTC CCTCCAAATGCTATGGAAATAGGAATAATGGAGTTATGGTTGCTGGGGTGAGTGATGCCCTGTGGAATGGTGGAGCAGCATGTGGGAGAAAATACAGTGTGTCATGCGTACGAGGAGCAAATCAAGCTCCAAGACCTTGCAGAAAAGGTAGTGTGGTAGTCACAGTAGTCGATTTTTGTAGTAAAGGATGTAATGGAGTCATCAATCTCTCTCAAGATGCTTTCTCCCGAATTGCTGATCCTGATGCTGGCAAAGTTGTAGTTCGATACGATCAGTAA
- the LOC133674213 gene encoding EG45-like domain containing protein isoform X1, with the protein MGFNIGSALIMVGIVSRLVSVADAAEGIAVFYKPPYTPSKCYGNRNNGVMVAGVSDALWNGGAACGRKYSVSCVRGANQAPRPCRKGSVVVTVVDFCSKGCNGVINLSQDAFSRIADPDAGKVVVRYDQA; encoded by the exons ATGGGGTTTAACATTGGATCAGCTCTTATAATGGTAGGCATTGTATCACGCCTTGTATCTGTTGCAGATGCTGCTGAAGGAATTGCCGTTTTCTACAAACCTCCTTATACTC CCTCCAAATGCTATGGAAATAGGAATAATGGAGTTATGGTTGCTGGGGTGAGTGATGCCCTGTGGAATGGTGGAGCAGCATGTGGGAGAAAATACAGTGTGTCATGCGTACGAGGAGCAAATCAAGCTCCAAGACCTTGCAGAAAAGGTAGTGTGGTAGTCACAGTAGTCGATTTTTGTAGTAAAGGATGTAATGGAGTCATCAATCTCTCTCAAGATGCTTTCTCCCGAATTGCTGATCCTGATGCTGGCAAAGTTGTAGTTCGATACGATCA GGCTTGA
- the LOC133673850 gene encoding S-adenosylmethionine decarboxylase proenzyme-like: MLIDSPPPPPSPIGFEGFEKRLEITFSEPSFFNDPNGLGLRALTRSQIDSILEPACCTIVSQLSNTEFDSYVLSESSLFIYPLKIILKTCGTTKLLLSVHPILQLAESLSLDVCHVTYSRGSFIFPDYQPAPHRSFAEEVTALNGYFGNLNSNAYVIGHPTSANRNWHIYVASKDSKSLPLSKDHTSAVTLEMCMTGLDRMKAAVFYKKSADYSAAEMTKMSGINEIMPSHMICDFDFDPCGYSMNGIDGSALSTVHVTPEDGFSYASYEATGFDCGEVKLRGLVQRVLKCFGPRDFSVAVTCHGGGGVGVQWWAIECAAVEGYLCDSVVRQELPGGGCLVYMTYHEVKESKGCAPAKMMNMPCWKDVAEEEEVVLGLCGGGAGGGMMAWPYISSL, from the coding sequence ATGCTCATTGATTCACCACCGCCACCTCCTTCTCCTATCGGATTCGAAGGCTTTGAAAAGCGCCTTGAAATCACTTTCTCTGAGCCATCCTTTTTCAATGACCCAAATGGGCTGGGACTACGTGCCCTAACTCGATCTCAAATCGACTCAATCCTCGAACCTGCTTGTTGTACTATAGTATCTCAGCTCTCCAACACTGAGTTCGACTCTTACGTTCTCTCCGAGTCAAGCTTGTTCATTTACCCACTAAAAATTATCCTCAAAACCTGCGGTACCACAAAGCTGCTTTTGTCTGTACACCCCATTCTGCAACTAGCCGAGTCCCTCTCTCTTGATGTATGTCACGTGACTTACTCACGTGGCAGCTTCATCTTCCCTGATTACCAGCCTGCCCCTCATCGTAGCTTTGCTGAAGAAGTCACTGCTCTGAATGGGTATTTTGGGAATTTGAATTCTAATGCCTATGTTATTGGCCATCCCACCTCTGCTAACCGTAATTGGCATATCTATGTGGCATCTAAGGATTCTAAATCACTGCCGTTGAGCAAAGATCACACGTCTGCAGTTACTCTAGAGATGTGCATGACTGGCTTGGATAGGATGAAAGCGgctgtattttataaaaaatcggCTGATTATTCGGCTGCTGAGATGACTAAAATGTCCGGGATTAATGAGATTATGCCTAGTCACATGATTTGTGACTTTGACTTTGACCCTTGTGGGTATTCCATGAATGGGATTGATGGTTCAGCATTGTCTACAGTGCATGTGACCCCAGAGGATGGGTTCAGTTATGCTAGCTACGAGGCTACGGGGTTCGACTGTGGTGAGGTTAAGTTGAGGGGGTTGGTGCAGAGGGTGCTCAAGTGTTTTGGACCACGTGACTTCTCTGTTGCTGTCACGTGccatggtggtggtggtgttgggGTCCAGTGGTGGGCAATTGAGTGTGCTGCCGTGGAGGGGTACTTGTGTGACAGTGTGGTGAGGCAGGAGTTGCCAGGTGGTGGGTGTTTGGTTTACATGACTTATCATGAGGTGAAAGAGTCCAAAGGGTGCGCACCTGCTAAGATGATGAACATGCCGTGTTGGAAGGATGTGGCGGAGGAGGAAGAGGTGGTGTTGGGGCTTTGTGGTGGCGGTGCCGGTGGTGGCATGATGGCCTGGCCTTATATTTCGTCATTGTAA